Proteins found in one Sporosarcina sp. FSL K6-3457 genomic segment:
- a CDS encoding carbohydrate ABC transporter permease produces MQKDKKNPYLFLLPYILLFTVFIIIPIVMAIYLSFTNFNTIETPGFIGFLNYLNLLTQDEIFMQYVLPNTVLFAVIVGPGGYILSFLLAWSLSQLTRVPRMILALIFYSPSMTSGVAMVVVWKVLFSGNQAGYVNSLLMKLGILTEPLIFLQDTRFIMIIMIIVALWGSMGVGFLAMLAGVLNVDETLYEAGAIDGIRNRFQELFYITIPSMKPQMLFGAVMAIVGTFSTGVIGVALTGSNPTPSYAGQLIVNHIEDYGFIRFEMGYAAALSVVLLLIIFLFSYISKKLFSES; encoded by the coding sequence ATGCAAAAAGACAAAAAGAATCCATATCTCTTTTTGCTTCCATATATATTATTATTTACAGTATTTATCATCATCCCGATAGTTATGGCAATCTACCTATCATTTACGAACTTTAACACTATCGAAACACCAGGCTTTATCGGATTTTTGAACTACTTAAACTTGTTAACGCAGGATGAAATATTTATGCAATATGTCTTGCCTAACACTGTATTGTTCGCAGTAATTGTAGGGCCGGGAGGATATATATTATCCTTCCTGCTTGCTTGGAGCTTATCTCAATTAACAAGAGTACCACGAATGATATTGGCATTGATTTTCTACTCGCCATCCATGACATCAGGTGTAGCGATGGTTGTGGTCTGGAAAGTCCTGTTTAGTGGTAATCAGGCAGGTTACGTCAATAGTCTATTGATGAAATTGGGAATTCTCACAGAACCACTTATCTTTTTACAAGATACGAGATTTATCATGATCATTATGATTATTGTAGCTCTATGGGGAAGTATGGGCGTTGGATTTTTAGCGATGCTCGCGGGTGTTTTAAACGTAGATGAAACACTTTATGAGGCGGGAGCTATTGACGGTATTCGAAATCGCTTCCAAGAGCTATTTTACATTACGATTCCATCGATGAAACCACAAATGTTGTTTGGGGCAGTCATGGCAATTGTCGGTACTTTTTCCACCGGAGTAATTGGTGTGGCACTGACTGGATCGAATCCCACGCCTTCTTATGCCGGACAACTCATTGTTAACCATATTGAAGACTATGGATTCATTCGATTTGAAATGGGTTATGCAGCAGCGCTTTCAGTTGTATTATTGCTGATTATTTTCTTGTTTTCTTATATTTCGAAAAAGCTGTTTAGCGAATCCTAA